A genomic window from Candidatus Andeanibacterium colombiense includes:
- a CDS encoding demethoxyubiquinone hydroxylase family protein yields MIDPKRMIRVDQAGEYGATRIYAGQLAVLGERGPHATEIRGMKLQEDEHLRRFNALVAERGVRPTALQPFWSVAGYALGAATALLGPEAAMACTAAVEEEIDRHYSHQLDELAASGQEPELAATIEDFREDERAHRDAALAAGAERAPAYPLLSGAIRLGCRLAIRLSERI; encoded by the coding sequence ATGATCGACCCCAAGCGCATGATCCGGGTAGACCAGGCCGGGGAATATGGCGCGACGCGCATCTATGCCGGCCAATTGGCCGTGCTTGGCGAGCGCGGGCCCCATGCGACCGAGATCCGCGGCATGAAGCTGCAGGAAGACGAGCATCTGCGGCGCTTCAACGCGCTGGTGGCCGAACGCGGCGTCCGCCCGACCGCGCTGCAGCCGTTCTGGTCGGTCGCGGGCTATGCGCTCGGCGCGGCGACCGCGCTGCTCGGGCCCGAAGCGGCGATGGCGTGTACCGCCGCGGTCGAGGAAGAGATCGACCGGCATTATTCGCACCAGCTCGATGAATTGGCGGCGAGCGGGCAGGAGCCCGAACTGGCGGCGACGATCGAGGACTTTCGCGAGGACGAGCGTGCGCACCGCGATGCGGCGCTGGCCGCCGGGGCGGAGCGCGCGCCGGCCTATCCGCTGCTTTCGGGTGCGATCCGGCTCGGCTGCCGGCTGGCGATCCGTCTTTCGGAACGGATTTGA
- a CDS encoding peptidoglycan DD-metalloendopeptidase family protein translates to MDRRFAFAPLVLALTIGAAAYAQRDQAYASAAETRAAMARAVQDQQAAQNRAKAFELAASRADAAIDKTARETAALAARIQESEAGIAAAEARLALVDGQRRALAAQLGRRQKPVVRLTAALQRFSRRPLALSVMRPGSVKEMVYLRAMLATTVPEVQRRTAALRGEIERGKALQRQAQQALAALRAGEQQLEDRRKELAALETRQRLASRAASGEADREAERALALGEQARDLDALVATLDQAGSLRDRLAALPGPLIRPARPDQSTVAAQVEAAPGVRGAPAGYQLPVTGRTIVGFGVPTGSGGISQGLSFAPRAGAQVVAPGAGRVAFAGPYRGYGRIVIIEHEGSWTSLVTGMARIDVAVGDRVVGGAPLGIAAPARPLVTLELRRGGTPVNPLEFI, encoded by the coding sequence GGCGGAAACCCGCGCGGCGATGGCGCGCGCGGTGCAGGATCAGCAGGCCGCGCAGAACCGCGCGAAAGCGTTCGAACTGGCGGCCTCGCGGGCCGATGCGGCCATCGACAAGACCGCGCGCGAAACCGCCGCGCTGGCGGCGCGAATCCAGGAATCCGAAGCCGGGATCGCGGCGGCCGAAGCGCGGCTCGCGCTGGTCGACGGGCAGCGCCGCGCGCTCGCGGCGCAGCTCGGCCGGCGCCAGAAGCCGGTCGTGCGCCTCACCGCCGCGCTCCAGCGGTTCTCGCGCCGGCCGCTCGCGCTGTCGGTGATGCGGCCCGGCTCGGTGAAGGAAATGGTCTATCTGCGCGCGATGCTCGCGACCACGGTGCCGGAGGTCCAGCGCCGCACCGCCGCGCTGCGCGGCGAGATCGAGCGGGGGAAGGCGCTGCAGCGCCAGGCGCAGCAGGCGCTCGCGGCACTGCGTGCGGGCGAGCAGCAGTTGGAAGACCGGCGCAAGGAACTCGCCGCCCTCGAAACCCGCCAGCGGCTCGCGTCGCGCGCCGCCAGCGGCGAGGCCGACCGCGAGGCGGAGCGTGCGCTGGCGTTGGGCGAGCAGGCGCGCGATCTCGATGCGCTGGTCGCGACGCTCGACCAGGCGGGCAGCCTGCGCGACCGGCTGGCCGCGCTGCCCGGGCCGCTGATCCGCCCGGCGCGGCCCGATCAATCGACCGTGGCTGCGCAGGTGGAAGCGGCTCCGGGTGTGCGCGGTGCGCCGGCCGGCTACCAGTTGCCGGTCACCGGCCGGACGATCGTCGGCTTCGGCGTGCCCACCGGCAGCGGCGGAATAAGCCAGGGCCTGTCCTTCGCGCCGCGCGCAGGGGCGCAGGTGGTCGCCCCGGGCGCGGGCCGGGTCGCTTTCGCGGGACCCTATCGCGGCTATGGCCGGATCGTGATCATCGAGCATGAAGGCAGCTGGACCAGCCTCGTCACCGGCATGGCGCGGATCGATGTCGCGGTCGGCGACAGGGTCGTCGGCGGTGCGCCGCTGGGGATCGCCGCTCCGGCCCGACCGCTGGTCACGCTCGAGCTGCGGCGCGGCGGCACGCCGGTCAATCCGCTTGAATTCATCTGA
- a CDS encoding S41 family peptidase has translation MKLAPLLRSVALVTAVALLPATTAGLAQVDGKAAPEFGKLFAVYQRIKASYVDPVDDDVLIKGAIDGMLSSLDPHSSYLDGESLKKLETLIDGNYEGLGVSVTMDDGAVKVISPMKGSPADKAGIKAGDFITHIDGKLIYGKSLDDAVSEMRGPAGSAIRLTIFRSGREEPFDVSVTRGVIELEPVTHELKDGGIGYISVNEFSKDVGKDVFEAVADLRKSANGRLNGLVLDLRKNPGGSLNEAVALSDLFLTKGQIVSQRGRLKQENLTFNSETVFRGEIAAKVPMIVLIDVGSASASEIVAGALQDQHRALVMGERSFGKGSVQTLMPLTKDSALKLTTARYYTPSGRSVQEGGIAPDIRVPQLSDPDAAKRAKFALRESDLKKHLVNEVDLDDQQLEDDKQVDPRFQKTPEELKTAGIDDFQLYYALATLRHTTSSAMALNR, from the coding sequence ATGAAACTCGCTCCGCTCCTTCGTTCCGTCGCGCTGGTCACCGCGGTCGCGCTGCTTCCGGCGACCACCGCCGGGCTTGCGCAGGTTGATGGCAAAGCCGCGCCGGAATTCGGGAAGCTCTTCGCGGTCTATCAGCGGATCAAGGCATCCTATGTCGATCCGGTCGATGACGATGTGCTGATCAAGGGCGCGATCGACGGGATGCTCTCCTCGCTCGATCCGCATTCTTCCTATCTCGACGGGGAATCGCTCAAGAAGCTCGAGACGCTGATCGACGGCAATTACGAAGGCCTCGGCGTGTCGGTGACGATGGACGACGGCGCGGTGAAGGTGATCTCGCCGATGAAGGGCAGCCCCGCCGACAAGGCCGGGATCAAGGCGGGCGACTTCATCACCCATATCGACGGCAAGCTGATCTACGGCAAGAGCCTCGACGATGCGGTTTCGGAGATGCGCGGGCCCGCCGGGTCGGCCATTCGCCTGACGATCTTCCGCTCCGGCCGTGAGGAGCCGTTCGACGTCAGCGTGACCCGCGGGGTGATCGAACTCGAGCCGGTGACGCACGAATTGAAGGATGGCGGGATCGGCTACATCTCGGTCAACGAGTTCTCGAAGGATGTCGGCAAGGATGTGTTCGAAGCGGTCGCCGATCTGCGCAAGAGCGCGAACGGCCGCCTCAACGGGCTGGTGCTCGACCTGCGCAAGAATCCCGGCGGTTCGCTCAACGAAGCGGTGGCGCTCAGCGATCTGTTCCTAACCAAGGGCCAGATCGTCTCGCAGCGCGGCCGGCTGAAGCAGGAGAACCTCACCTTCAATTCCGAAACCGTGTTCCGCGGCGAGATCGCGGCCAAGGTGCCGATGATCGTGCTGATCGATGTCGGCTCTGCCTCTGCATCCGAAATCGTTGCCGGCGCGCTGCAGGACCAGCACCGCGCATTGGTGATGGGCGAACGCAGCTTCGGCAAGGGCAGCGTGCAGACGCTGATGCCGCTGACCAAGGACAGCGCGCTCAAGCTCACCACCGCGCGCTATTACACCCCGTCGGGCCGCTCGGTGCAGGAAGGCGGGATCGCCCCCGATATCCGGGTGCCGCAGTTGTCGGATCCCGATGCCGCCAAGCGCGCCAAGTTCGCTTTGCGCGAATCGGACCTGAAGAAGCACCTCGTCAACGAGGTCGATCTCGACGACCAGCAGCTCGAGGACGACAAGCAGGTCGATCCGCGCTTCCAGAAGACGCCGGAGGAACTGAAGACCGCCGGGATCGACGACTTCCAGCTCTATTACGCGCTCGCCACGCTGCGCCACACCACCAGCAGCGCCATGGCGCTGAACCGCTGA
- a CDS encoding disulfide bond formation protein B, giving the protein MNAGNSSLARAHAIVVGVPLALLAGAYISQYGFGLYPCEMCWWQRYAHFAALALALIGFLAPPRRLWVALAALAVLAAGLIGGFHAGVEYHWWEGFTTCSTNSVAEAADPLEAIMSAPIVRCDVAQWTLAGVSLAGFNFLISTAAALLALALLARKQAA; this is encoded by the coding sequence GTGAACGCAGGCAATTCTTCGCTCGCCCGCGCGCATGCGATCGTCGTCGGCGTGCCGCTGGCGCTGCTCGCCGGGGCCTATATCTCGCAGTACGGCTTCGGCCTCTATCCGTGCGAGATGTGCTGGTGGCAGCGCTATGCCCATTTCGCGGCGCTCGCGCTGGCGCTGATCGGGTTTCTCGCGCCGCCGCGGCGGCTGTGGGTGGCGCTCGCCGCACTGGCGGTGCTGGCGGCCGGGCTGATCGGCGGGTTTCACGCCGGGGTCGAATATCACTGGTGGGAAGGCTTCACGACCTGTTCGACCAACAGCGTCGCCGAGGCCGCCGATCCGCTCGAAGCGATCATGAGCGCGCCGATCGTGCGCTGCGACGTTGCCCAATGGACCTTGGCGGGAGTTTCGCTGGCCGGGTTCAACTTCCTGATCTCGACCGCCGCGGCCCTGCTGGCCCTCGCTCTGCTCGCCAGGAAGCAGGCCGCATGA